From Diadema setosum unplaced genomic scaffold, eeDiaSeto1 scaffold_95, whole genome shotgun sequence, the proteins below share one genomic window:
- the LOC140245967 gene encoding steryl-sulfatase-like — protein sequence MHFLLCVLTGKWHLGFTCSPGDGCSDPNSQGFDYFYGLPLTNILDCGSGTVFEAWRKNFYTEVAVTLAVLNLTTFVLVMSKLAPQRMLYIVTVLSVLFYIFCLLIPRMIATMNCVIMENKKVVEQPLSYTNLTQRHTQRALKFLDSNRDNPFLLVMSFLQAHTELYAEPHFRNSSRHGIYGAAVEELDWSVGQIMGKLHRLGLAQDTFVYITSDNGAHVEEFTKQGHREGGSNGIYKGGKANCFEGGIRVPTIASYPGVIPAGSEVSEPTSVIDVLPTVAGLIGAQVPTDRTIDGKDMMPLLTQHVDRSPHEFLFQYCGAYLHGARYTPPDGKAVYKLHYTTVNFVPGPDGTLGCFDAYPCRCEGPTTIHHDPPLIYELTSDPSESSPLDPSTPEMRAVIAKAQEAVKDHQASIGPTSYQFSFMKLMPRVSDQPCCGRFCQCTEDHSTEFSYDAIQPDIPRKDWTQSRHIGVS from the exons ATgcattttttattgtgtgttttgACAGGCAAGTGGCATTTGGGCTTCACCTGCTCCCCAGGTGATGGGTGTTCTGACCCAAACAGTCAAGGTTTTGACTACTTCTATGGCCTCCCCTTAACCAACATCCTGGACTGCGGCAGTGGGACTGTCTTTGAGGCATGGCGCAAGAACTTCTACACTGAGGTTGCTGTGACACTGGCTGTCTTAAACCTGACAACATTTGTTCTTGTGATGTCCAAATTAGCCCCCCAGAGGATGTTGTACATTGTCACAGTCTTGAGTGTATTATTCTACATATTTTGCCTGCTGATACCTAGGATGATAGCCACCATGAACTGTGTCATCATGGAGAATAAAAAAGTAGTGGAGCAGCCATTATCATACACTAACTTAACACAGAGACACACCCAAAGGGCACTCAAGTTCCTGGATTCCAACAGGGACAACCCCTTTCTCTTGGTGATGTCATTCCTGCAAGCACACACAGAACTCTATGCTGAACCTCACTTCAGAAACAGTAGTCGGCATGGCATTTATGGAGCTGCTGTTGAGGAATTAGACTGGAGTGTTGGGCAGATTATGGGGAAATTGCACAGACTTGGATTAGCACAAGATACATTTGTCTATATAACATCAGACAATGGCGCACACGTTGAGGAGTTCACAAAGCAAGGTCACCGTGAGGGTGGCTCGAATGGCATTTACAAAG GTGGAAAAGCTAATTGTTTTGAGGGTGGCATTCGTGTGCCAACAATCGCAAGTTACCCTGGTGTGATACCAGCAGGCTCTGAGGTGTCTGAACCCACCAGTGTCATCGACGTACTGCCCACAGTGGCTGGCCTGATCGGGGCTCAGGTGCCCACAGATAGGACCATTGATGGCAAGGATATGATGCCTCTCTTGACCCAGCATGTAGACAGGTCACCACACGAATTTCTCTTCCAATATTGTGGGGCTTACCTGCATGGAGCAAGATACACACCACCAGATG GGAAAGCTGTGTACAAGCTCCACTATACCACAGTCAACTTCGTACCAGGACCTGATGGCACCTTGGGTTGCTTTGATGCCTACCCCTGCCGCTGTGAAGGACCAACCACAATCCACCATGACCCGCCCCTCATCTATGAACTAACATCTGACCCTTCTGAGAGTTCACCTCTTGACCCCTCGACCCCAGAGATGAGAGCCGTCATAGCCAAGGCCCAGGAAGCTGTAAAAGACCATCAGGCATCCATAGGACCAACAAGCTACCAGTTCTCTTTCATGAAGTTGATGCCAAGGGTTAGCGACCAACCATGCTGTGGTCGCTTCTGCCAGTGCACGGAAGATCACTCCACAGAGTTTAGCTACGATGCCATCCAACCAGACATACCTAGAAAGGACTGGACTCAATCACGACACATAGGTGTGAGCTGA